In one Brevibacillus composti genomic region, the following are encoded:
- the gmk gene encoding guanylate kinase translates to MSDRGLLLVLSGPSGVGKGTVCKALRESMPDLVYSVSATTRSPRAGEVEGVNYFFTSKEDFRRMIEQDELLEWAEYVGNYYGTPRKFVEETLDSGRDVILEIEVQGALQVKKKFPQGIFLFLAPPDLAELENRIVGRGTESEETIRHRMEMARTEIELMDQYDYVVVNDQIECACSRIQSIITAEHLKKERQIHKFRKWLKEVE, encoded by the coding sequence ATGAGTGATAGGGGTCTCCTTCTGGTTCTCTCAGGACCGTCAGGTGTGGGGAAGGGCACGGTGTGCAAGGCGCTCCGCGAAAGCATGCCGGATCTGGTATACTCCGTTTCGGCCACGACGCGTTCTCCGCGTGCAGGAGAAGTGGAAGGAGTAAACTACTTTTTTACGAGCAAGGAAGATTTTCGCCGGATGATCGAGCAGGATGAGCTGCTCGAATGGGCGGAATACGTGGGGAACTACTACGGCACACCGCGCAAGTTTGTGGAAGAAACACTGGACAGCGGGCGCGACGTCATCTTGGAGATCGAAGTGCAGGGAGCCTTGCAGGTGAAGAAAAAGTTTCCGCAGGGAATTTTTCTGTTCCTGGCGCCACCCGATCTGGCCGAGCTGGAAAACCGGATCGTAGGCAGGGGCACGGAGTCGGAGGAAACCATCCGGCACCGCATGGAGATGGCCCGCACCGAGATCGAGCTGATGGATCAGTACGACTACGTGGTGGTCAATGATCAAATCGAATGTGCGTGCTCGCGTATTCAATCGATCATTACGGCCGAACATTTAAAAAAGGAACGTCAAATCCACAAGTTTCGCAAATGGCTCAAGGAGGTAGAATAG
- a CDS encoding Rqc2 family fibronectin-binding protein — protein MAFDGIVTRAVVHELKRFEGARIAKIHQPHTSDIVLQLRMPGDNAKLLLSANPTYPRFHLTTEEFTNPLEAPMFCMLLRKHCEGGLIESIEQVDMERIVHLNIRSRDELGDTARRRIVIEIMGKHSNIILLDADTGMILDSALHVSLAVSQYRQVLPGKTYVAPPSQDKKNPLQVTEQMFTGLLNWNVGRLDKQLVDTFTGISPLLAKEIVHRAGLPTREALWQAFSAVMQRASRHDYEPQIAITQEKASFHVFALTQLKGAEVSAYPSVSQCLQAYYEGKAQRDTVKQKVHDLIRIVTNERNKNAKKIEKLEQTLVEAQEAEQFRLYGELITANMHLLKRGDTVLQTVNWYDEAGGTVSIPLDPLKTPSENLQAYYKRYNKAKNSLSIVAEQIEQAREEIVYLDGLLVQLDHASIQETEEIREELAEQGYIRNRQKRLGKKKKDHRPELDAYLSSDGTEILVGKNNKQNEYLTNKLAAPGETWLHTKDIPGSHVVIRSRTVSEQTLVEAARLAAYFSKAQQGSQVPVDYTLVKHVKKPSGSKPGYVIYEQQRTLYVTPDERLVRELKANHRERANSRTP, from the coding sequence ATGGCTTTTGACGGTATTGTGACTCGTGCCGTTGTGCATGAATTGAAACGTTTTGAGGGGGCGCGGATTGCCAAAATCCACCAGCCCCATACCAGCGATATCGTCTTGCAACTGCGGATGCCGGGCGACAATGCAAAGCTGCTCCTGTCCGCCAATCCGACCTACCCCCGGTTTCACCTGACGACCGAGGAGTTTACCAACCCGCTGGAAGCGCCCATGTTTTGCATGCTGCTGCGAAAGCACTGCGAGGGCGGTCTGATCGAATCGATCGAGCAGGTCGACATGGAGAGAATCGTCCACCTGAACATCCGGTCGCGCGACGAGCTGGGAGATACGGCCCGCCGGCGGATTGTGATCGAGATCATGGGCAAGCACAGCAACATCATTTTATTGGATGCCGATACAGGCATGATCCTGGACAGCGCCCTGCACGTATCGCTGGCTGTCAGTCAGTACCGGCAGGTCTTGCCGGGCAAAACGTACGTCGCGCCGCCCAGCCAGGACAAAAAAAATCCGCTGCAGGTGACGGAGCAAATGTTTACCGGGCTCTTGAACTGGAATGTCGGCCGTCTCGACAAACAGCTCGTCGATACCTTCACCGGGATCAGTCCGCTTTTGGCCAAGGAAATCGTCCACCGTGCCGGTCTGCCGACGCGCGAAGCATTGTGGCAGGCCTTTTCCGCTGTGATGCAGAGAGCGAGCCGCCACGATTACGAACCGCAGATCGCGATCACGCAGGAAAAAGCCTCCTTTCACGTCTTTGCCCTGACGCAGCTCAAAGGGGCGGAAGTGTCCGCCTACCCCTCTGTCAGTCAGTGTCTGCAAGCCTATTATGAAGGCAAGGCGCAGCGGGACACCGTCAAACAGAAGGTGCACGATCTGATTCGTATCGTGACCAATGAGCGGAACAAGAACGCGAAGAAAATCGAGAAGCTGGAGCAGACGCTGGTCGAAGCGCAGGAAGCGGAGCAATTCCGCCTCTACGGAGAGCTGATCACGGCCAATATGCATCTGCTCAAGCGAGGCGATACCGTGCTTCAGACCGTGAACTGGTACGATGAGGCGGGCGGCACCGTCAGCATCCCGCTCGACCCATTGAAGACGCCTTCGGAAAATCTGCAGGCGTACTACAAGCGATACAACAAAGCGAAAAACAGCCTCAGCATTGTGGCCGAACAAATTGAGCAGGCGCGCGAGGAAATCGTCTACCTCGACGGCTTGCTCGTGCAGCTGGACCACGCCAGCATTCAAGAGACCGAGGAGATTCGCGAAGAGCTGGCGGAGCAAGGCTATATCCGCAACAGGCAGAAGCGTCTCGGCAAGAAGAAAAAAGACCACCGGCCCGAGCTGGATGCCTATCTGTCCTCCGACGGAACCGAGATCCTGGTGGGCAAAAACAACAAGCAAAACGAGTATCTGACGAACAAGCTGGCCGCCCCGGGGGAAACCTGGCTGCATACCAAGGATATCCCCGGTTCGCACGTCGTCATTCGCTCGCGGACGGTGAGCGAACAGACGCTGGTCGAGGCAGCCCGTCTCGCCGCTTACTTCAGCAAAGCCCAGCAAGGCAGTCAGGTGCCCGTCGACTACACCCTGGTCAAACACGTGAAAAAACCGAGCGGCTCCAAGCCGGGATACGTTATCTACGAACAGCAGCGGACGCTGTACGTCACCCCGGATGAGCGTCTCGTCCGAGAATTAAAGGCAAATCATCGGGAACGGGCGAATAGCCGGACTCCCTAG
- a CDS encoding DUF309 domain-containing protein has product MYPEAYVEYLVQFHAERDYFECHEILEEYWKESPPGERQAVWVALIQIAVSLYHQRRGNFAGALKMMRSAIAGIMREKAAVKALGLDVDSLLAMLRLAAAQQEARQPYRSISLPIADPALLEACRTICADRGLSFDRESDLQNEFLLHKHTLRDRSDVVEERERQLRRRSQPRDRSTGSDT; this is encoded by the coding sequence ATGTATCCTGAGGCTTATGTGGAGTATCTCGTTCAGTTTCACGCGGAACGGGATTATTTCGAGTGCCATGAAATTTTGGAAGAATACTGGAAAGAAAGTCCGCCCGGGGAGCGCCAGGCGGTATGGGTGGCGCTGATTCAGATCGCGGTATCCCTCTACCACCAGCGGAGAGGCAATTTTGCCGGGGCCCTCAAAATGATGCGCAGCGCGATTGCCGGGATCATGCGTGAAAAAGCTGCGGTCAAAGCGCTCGGCCTGGACGTCGACTCGCTCCTGGCGATGCTCCGCCTGGCAGCGGCACAGCAGGAAGCCCGCCAGCCTTACCGGAGCATCAGCCTCCCGATCGCCGATCCCGCTCTGCTTGAGGCTTGCCGTACGATCTGCGCCGACAGAGGCCTGTCCTTTGACCGCGAAAGCGATTTGCAAAATGAATTTCTCCTGCACAAGCATACGCTGCGCGACAGATCGGATGTCGTCGAAGAGCGGGAGCGTCAACTCCGCCGGCGCAGTCAGCCGCGCGATCGCAGCACCGGCTCCGACACATAG
- a CDS encoding RNA 2'-phosphotransferase produces MLKDYEDRLRKKLLSVLRQNGEELTLYYDTYGYTPIQPLLTYLRGLKGCGSVTREEIRQVVDADPQQRIEWDGGELIRATYGFMPGPKKVGEEVEPPERLYYGTHRRLLGQVLEGGLLPIASDTVQLAATPQAIGEEAGTLAICEVKARDAWERGIRFFQGAWPHFYAEAIPAVYVSEPVLRSRG; encoded by the coding sequence GTGCTGAAGGACTACGAAGATAGGCTGCGAAAAAAGCTGCTGTCTGTTCTGCGGCAAAACGGAGAAGAACTGACGCTCTACTATGATACCTACGGGTATACGCCCATCCAGCCGTTATTAACCTATCTCCGCGGGCTGAAGGGCTGCGGCAGCGTCACCCGCGAGGAGATTCGGCAGGTCGTGGACGCCGACCCCCAGCAGCGAATCGAATGGGACGGGGGCGAATTGATCCGCGCCACCTACGGGTTTATGCCGGGTCCCAAAAAGGTGGGGGAGGAGGTAGAGCCGCCGGAGAGGCTCTACTACGGCACGCATCGGAGATTGCTGGGTCAAGTGCTGGAGGGTGGCCTGCTGCCGATCGCCAGCGATACTGTGCAGCTGGCAGCGACCCCCCAGGCGATCGGAGAAGAAGCGGGGACACTGGCGATTTGCGAAGTAAAGGCGCGGGATGCCTGGGAGCGGGGGATTCGCTTTTTCCAGGGAGCCTGGCCTCACTTTTATGCAGAGGCGATTCCCGCAGTCTATGTGTCGGAGCCGGTGCTGCGATCGCGCGGCTGA
- the remA gene encoding extracellular matrix/biofilm regulator RemA: MAIKLINIGFGNIVNANRIISIVSPESAPIKRIIQEARDRNMLVDATYGRRTRAVIITDSDHVILSAVQPETVAQRLANKDDESDE, from the coding sequence ATGGCCATAAAACTTATCAATATCGGGTTTGGCAACATCGTCAATGCCAACCGGATCATTTCGATTGTCAGTCCGGAGTCCGCGCCAATCAAGCGCATCATCCAAGAAGCGCGGGATCGCAATATGCTCGTGGACGCTACATACGGCAGAAGAACGCGAGCCGTGATCATTACGGACAGCGACCATGTGATTCTGTCGGCTGTGCAGCCGGAAACGGTCGCGCAGCGGCTGGCCAATAAAGACGACGAATCGGACGAATGA
- the rpoZ gene encoding DNA-directed RNA polymerase subunit omega, with translation MLYPSIDKLTAQVESKYTLVTIAAKRARQIRENSQIQVEKPKSKKFVGQALEELIENQLVLDVSEARK, from the coding sequence ATGCTATATCCGTCGATTGACAAGCTGACTGCACAAGTTGAGAGCAAATACACCCTGGTGACGATTGCCGCCAAGCGCGCTCGCCAGATTCGCGAGAACAGCCAAATCCAAGTGGAAAAACCAAAGTCCAAAAAGTTTGTTGGCCAGGCATTGGAAGAACTGATCGAAAATCAATTGGTTCTCGATGTCTCTGAAGCTCGCAAATAA
- a CDS encoding GntR family transcriptional regulator, which translates to MLRLSLHKESNVSYHEQLYQQIASAIRSGELPPHAHLPTVRDLAAQLKVNYNTIRSVYLRLQQEGLVDSRQGRGTIVSNVVNDPLLTRNPAHLALLAKETIHKVKAMGYSMDEFTRVLSVVMHEINQFPVLFIRFTELELAEYLRLVQYHLPSAMVEGRTLEEFWELLEQEEAKGLQQYKAIVTHPSVSARVKQTLPREAPPIVSLDFIPDPTTVIPAMEAYPRNTKVGLICATIRGAEGMIADLHNAGITHLDLRTIEANHPNVFELIANCDVVYISKPGYMTRPHLLTLPKVKEFQEIPDHHGIKELRKIVTQ; encoded by the coding sequence GTGCTGCGCCTTTCTTTGCACAAAGAATCCAATGTGTCGTATCACGAGCAATTGTATCAGCAAATTGCATCCGCCATCCGCAGCGGTGAACTGCCTCCGCATGCACATCTTCCCACGGTCAGAGATCTGGCAGCACAGCTCAAGGTTAACTACAACACCATTCGCAGCGTCTACCTCCGACTGCAGCAGGAAGGGCTGGTTGACTCCCGGCAGGGGCGAGGCACCATCGTCAGCAATGTCGTCAACGATCCGCTGCTCACCCGCAATCCCGCCCATCTGGCCCTGCTCGCCAAAGAGACCATCCATAAGGTGAAAGCCATGGGGTATTCGATGGATGAATTTACGCGCGTCCTCTCTGTCGTCATGCATGAGATCAACCAGTTTCCGGTACTATTTATCCGCTTCACCGAGCTCGAGCTGGCTGAATACCTCAGGCTGGTCCAGTATCACCTGCCCAGCGCGATGGTGGAGGGACGCACATTGGAAGAATTCTGGGAACTGCTGGAGCAGGAAGAGGCAAAAGGGTTGCAGCAGTACAAAGCCATCGTGACGCACCCTTCCGTCAGCGCACGGGTCAAACAGACATTGCCGCGGGAGGCGCCCCCGATTGTCAGTCTGGATTTCATACCCGATCCGACGACGGTCATTCCAGCCATGGAAGCCTATCCGCGAAATACCAAAGTGGGGTTGATCTGCGCCACGATCCGCGGAGCGGAAGGCATGATCGCCGATCTGCACAACGCCGGCATCACCCACCTGGATTTGCGCACGATCGAGGCGAATCATCCCAACGTATTCGAACTGATCGCCAATTGCGATGTCGTCTATATCTCCAAGCCGGGATACATGACCAGACCGCATCTCCTGACGCTGCCCAAAGTGAAGGAATTCCAGGAAATTCCCGACCATCACGGGATCAAGGAGTTGCGCAAGATCGTGACCCAGTAA
- a CDS encoding CaiB/BaiF CoA transferase family protein, translating to MLAGITVVDFSRHLPGPFCTMRLADLGAEVIKLETHPAGDPGRGMGPKVACSGALFHSSNRNKKSVALNLRTSEGKELAYRLASQADVIVESFRPGVMSLLGLDYERLSAGNEAIVYCSVTGYGQSGAMRQLGGHDLNFQAVSGLLSTIRDSEGRPVIAEVPLADFACGMYAAEQICAALIGRFRTGRGAYLDIAAVDALASWMGMHALFVGQAETAKEMTRFFKSHLAYHVFETADGKYVALAALEEKFWLNFCRAVGREDWEGLHGAGKEDHPDVFEELKALFLSRTQAEWSELGHEVDCCLTAVEEADTWTACTYVQSRELLFPLYGSELGKTLQVRTHPHVLSGRMSEYPAWAPPAYGAHTRRVLAGKLGLSASDLSRLEAEGVIPVTKK from the coding sequence ATGCTTGCAGGGATTACGGTAGTCGATTTTTCGCGCCATCTTCCCGGACCGTTTTGCACCATGCGCTTGGCTGACTTGGGAGCGGAAGTGATCAAGCTCGAAACTCATCCGGCCGGGGATCCTGGTCGCGGGATGGGACCGAAAGTGGCGTGTTCAGGAGCTCTGTTTCACAGTTCGAACCGCAACAAAAAAAGCGTTGCCTTGAATCTGCGGACCAGCGAAGGAAAGGAACTCGCCTATCGGCTGGCCAGCCAAGCGGATGTGATCGTAGAGAGCTTCCGCCCCGGCGTCATGAGCCTTCTCGGACTTGATTATGAACGACTGTCGGCCGGGAATGAAGCGATCGTTTACTGCTCCGTTACGGGATATGGCCAAAGCGGGGCCATGCGTCAGCTGGGCGGCCACGATCTCAACTTTCAGGCCGTCAGCGGTCTCTTGTCGACGATCCGCGACAGCGAGGGGAGACCGGTGATCGCGGAAGTGCCGCTTGCCGACTTCGCCTGTGGCATGTACGCTGCCGAACAGATCTGTGCGGCCCTGATCGGACGTTTTCGCACGGGCCGCGGCGCCTATTTGGACATTGCTGCCGTCGATGCCTTGGCTTCCTGGATGGGGATGCACGCCCTTTTTGTCGGACAAGCAGAAACGGCGAAGGAGATGACGCGCTTTTTCAAAAGCCATCTGGCTTATCACGTATTCGAAACAGCCGACGGCAAATACGTGGCCCTTGCCGCGCTGGAAGAGAAGTTCTGGCTGAATTTTTGCAGAGCTGTCGGGAGAGAGGATTGGGAGGGCTTGCACGGAGCGGGCAAGGAGGATCATCCCGATGTTTTCGAAGAGTTGAAAGCGCTTTTCTTGTCGCGGACGCAGGCCGAATGGAGCGAGCTGGGGCATGAAGTGGACTGTTGTCTCACCGCGGTAGAAGAGGCGGACACGTGGACCGCCTGCACGTATGTGCAAAGTAGAGAGCTCCTCTTCCCGCTCTACGGGAGCGAACTGGGGAAGACGCTGCAGGTGCGGACGCATCCCCATGTGCTCAGCGGGCGGATGTCTGAATATCCCGCCTGGGCTCCTCCGGCGTACGGCGCGCACACCCGCCGAGTGCTCGCCGGCAAGCTGGGGTTGTCCGCGAGCGATCTGTCCCGCCTGGAGGCGGAGGGCGTCATTCCTGTCACAAAAAAATGA
- a CDS encoding YicC/YloC family endoribonuclease, which translates to MVRSMTGYGRKETMFGALRLSVEMRAVNHRFCEIQVRLPKAYAVLEDPVRRAVAEYVRRGRVDVTVSIEEEAAAETGFDVNWEVAGQYVKALREMKERFSLSEPLSAKDLLLMPGVIAEQEAKETPPEAVAEPLLSVVREASQELLLLKQKEGQKLEEDLKRRLAGIVSWTKEIAQHAPGVVEEYRARLMQRVQEWAQSVTAEIDEQRLAQEAVLFADRSDISEEITRLESHAAQFAEQLEQDEAVGRKLDFYLQEMNREANTIASKANHLLIQRLAIEIKTELEKMREQVQNIE; encoded by the coding sequence ATGGTCCGAAGCATGACGGGTTACGGCCGCAAGGAAACCATGTTCGGTGCGCTCCGGCTCTCCGTGGAGATGCGTGCCGTCAACCATCGGTTTTGCGAAATCCAGGTTCGTTTGCCAAAGGCATATGCCGTACTGGAGGACCCGGTCCGCAGAGCGGTGGCCGAGTATGTCCGCCGCGGACGGGTAGACGTGACGGTTTCGATTGAAGAGGAGGCTGCCGCCGAAACCGGGTTTGATGTCAATTGGGAAGTTGCGGGCCAGTATGTGAAAGCCCTTCGGGAAATGAAGGAGCGCTTTTCGCTGAGCGAGCCGCTGTCCGCCAAGGATCTGCTCCTCATGCCAGGGGTGATCGCCGAGCAGGAAGCGAAGGAGACGCCACCCGAGGCTGTTGCCGAACCCCTTTTGTCCGTAGTCAGAGAAGCCTCCCAAGAGCTTCTCCTGCTGAAGCAAAAGGAAGGACAGAAGCTAGAGGAAGATCTCAAAAGACGGTTGGCCGGGATTGTCTCCTGGACGAAAGAAATCGCACAGCATGCTCCCGGTGTCGTGGAAGAGTACCGCGCCCGGCTTATGCAGCGCGTACAGGAATGGGCCCAGAGCGTTACGGCGGAGATCGACGAGCAGCGCTTGGCCCAAGAGGCCGTGCTCTTTGCGGATCGAAGCGATATCAGTGAAGAGATCACGCGTCTGGAAAGCCACGCAGCCCAGTTCGCAGAGCAGCTTGAACAAGACGAAGCGGTTGGGCGAAAGCTCGACTTTTACCTGCAGGAAATGAATCGGGAAGCGAATACGATCGCTTCCAAGGCGAACCATCTGCTGATTCAGCGGTTAGCCATCGAGATTAAAACCGAGTTGGAAAAGATGAGAGAACAGGTACAAAACATCGAGTAG
- a CDS encoding enoyl-CoA hydratase/isomerase family protein produces the protein MDHAQQPSIPIIREQREDILMITLNRPRVLNALTVEMFSLLKEAVAYAAAEESVRLVVLRGAGGNFCSGADLSVLGMLKEPDQADEALTIINDLLLQLHRMPKPVIAVVEGAAVGAGLNLALHADFVLASKEAVLQEPFVQIGLTTDFGGTYLLPRLVGMAQAKKLALLGEKISGSEAEAIGLIYKAVEAAALPQELDRLLAALRRMPGQAWAVTKQGLQVCLEGDLEKALAWEKEQQPKLITHPEFQEVIRQRLKKG, from the coding sequence ATGGATCATGCACAGCAACCATCCATACCGATCATACGGGAACAGCGAGAGGACATCCTGATGATCACCCTGAACCGGCCCCGGGTACTCAATGCGCTGACCGTGGAGATGTTTTCCTTGTTAAAAGAAGCCGTCGCGTATGCAGCAGCCGAGGAGAGCGTACGCCTCGTCGTGTTGCGCGGGGCGGGAGGCAATTTTTGCTCGGGAGCGGATTTGAGCGTGCTCGGGATGCTGAAGGAGCCGGATCAGGCGGATGAGGCACTGACGATCATCAACGACTTATTGCTGCAGCTGCATCGCATGCCCAAACCGGTTATTGCCGTCGTCGAAGGGGCGGCCGTAGGTGCCGGTCTCAATCTTGCGCTGCATGCGGACTTTGTCCTAGCTTCCAAGGAGGCTGTCTTGCAGGAGCCGTTTGTCCAGATCGGATTGACGACGGATTTTGGCGGGACGTATCTCTTGCCCAGGCTGGTTGGCATGGCGCAAGCAAAAAAACTGGCCTTGCTAGGCGAGAAAATCAGCGGCAGCGAGGCGGAAGCCATCGGCTTGATCTACAAGGCTGTTGAGGCGGCCGCGCTTCCCCAGGAGCTCGATCGTTTGCTCGCCGCATTGCGCAGGATGCCCGGACAAGCCTGGGCTGTGACCAAACAGGGACTGCAGGTCTGTCTGGAGGGAGATCTGGAAAAGGCGCTGGCCTGGGAAAAAGAGCAGCAGCCAAAGCTGATCACCCATCCGGAATTTCAGGAAGTGATCCGTCAGCGATTGAAAAAAGGGTAG
- a CDS encoding YjzC family protein: MGEQSRFREGDKSPKNAVYMEIGETGAGVQDPMIIELSKGDKFPPTRNKNRVWTQK, from the coding sequence TTGGGCGAGCAGAGCCGTTTTCGTGAAGGCGACAAGTCCCCGAAAAACGCCGTCTACATGGAAATCGGAGAGACGGGGGCCGGGGTGCAGGACCCGATGATTATCGAATTGAGCAAAGGCGATAAATTTCCTCCCACCCGCAATAAAAACCGGGTCTGGACGCAAAAATAG
- the coaBC gene encoding bifunctional phosphopantothenoylcysteine decarboxylase/phosphopantothenate--cysteine ligase CoaBC: MLPLTGKQIVLGVSGGIAAYKAAALTSKLTQAGARVHVVLTESAAKFVQPLTFQALSRGPVYADVFFEPDPQVISHIDLADRADLVLIAPATANVIGKMANGLADDMLTTTVLATKAPVMLAPAMNVNMYGHPAVAANMQKLASYGYRFIEPGEGLLACGWVGKGRLAEPEEILAAVIRFFAEQSDRKRDLQGKTVLVTAGPTREKIDPVRYITNHASGKMGYAIAEAAQQRGASVVLISGPTNLPVPPGVECIPVESVQEMYDAVMDALPKSDIVIKSAAVSDYRPKEVHAHKMKKGEGPLVLELDKAPDILKEVGKRKERQYVVGFAAETQEVLQHAKSKLERKNLDMIVANDVLQEGAGMGSDTNIVTLLTKEGEQVALEMLSKREVADKLIDAILLKLGGQALPEQL, translated from the coding sequence ATGCTTCCTTTGACAGGCAAGCAGATCGTACTCGGAGTGTCGGGCGGAATTGCCGCCTACAAAGCTGCGGCGTTGACCAGCAAGCTGACGCAGGCGGGCGCCAGGGTGCACGTGGTGTTGACAGAGAGCGCCGCCAAATTTGTGCAGCCTTTGACGTTCCAGGCGCTATCCCGTGGACCGGTCTATGCGGATGTCTTTTTCGAGCCCGATCCGCAGGTGATCAGCCATATCGACCTGGCCGACCGTGCGGATCTGGTTTTGATCGCACCCGCGACCGCCAATGTGATCGGCAAAATGGCAAATGGCCTCGCCGATGATATGCTGACCACGACGGTCCTGGCCACCAAAGCGCCGGTCATGCTGGCGCCCGCGATGAATGTCAATATGTATGGACACCCCGCGGTGGCAGCCAATATGCAAAAACTGGCCAGCTACGGCTACCGCTTCATCGAGCCGGGCGAAGGACTTCTGGCCTGTGGCTGGGTCGGAAAAGGCAGGCTGGCGGAACCGGAGGAAATCCTGGCTGCCGTCATCCGCTTTTTTGCCGAACAATCTGACAGGAAGCGCGATCTCCAAGGGAAGACGGTGCTGGTCACAGCCGGTCCGACGCGGGAGAAAATCGATCCCGTTCGCTATATAACCAACCACGCTTCCGGAAAGATGGGCTATGCCATCGCGGAAGCGGCACAGCAGCGGGGAGCCAGTGTGGTGCTGATCAGCGGACCTACGAATCTGCCTGTGCCGCCGGGTGTGGAGTGCATCCCGGTCGAGTCTGTGCAGGAGATGTACGATGCGGTGATGGATGCGTTGCCGAAGAGCGATATCGTGATCAAATCCGCTGCTGTATCCGATTACCGTCCCAAAGAGGTTCATGCCCACAAGATGAAAAAAGGGGAGGGGCCGCTGGTGCTTGAATTGGACAAGGCTCCGGACATCCTGAAGGAAGTGGGCAAGCGCAAGGAAAGGCAGTATGTGGTCGGCTTTGCGGCGGAGACGCAGGAGGTGCTGCAGCATGCAAAAAGCAAGCTGGAGCGGAAAAACCTGGACATGATCGTCGCCAACGACGTCCTTCAGGAAGGTGCCGGGATGGGCAGCGATACGAATATCGTCACCTTGCTGACGAAGGAAGGAGAGCAGGTAGCGCTGGAGATGCTGAGCAAACGGGAAGTGGCGGACAAGCTGATCGACGCCATTTTGCTCAAGCTGGGCGGCCAGGCTCTGCCTGAGCAGCTATGA
- a CDS encoding DUF2512 family protein has protein sequence MSILVKLLSNGIIAVPGLIWSGTSASFALVASVAISLISYLIGDLYILPRTNNTFASTADFGLNFALLWLSCALFVAAYSLTGLFLTAFALSVVEYFYHNYLLHRGAHHTKHPG, from the coding sequence TTGAGCATCCTGGTCAAGCTCTTAAGTAATGGAATCATTGCTGTGCCAGGGCTGATCTGGTCAGGAACGTCAGCCTCGTTCGCGCTCGTCGCCAGTGTCGCCATCAGTCTGATCTCGTACTTGATCGGGGATCTCTACATCCTTCCCCGGACCAATAACACCTTTGCCAGCACCGCAGACTTCGGGCTCAACTTTGCTCTTTTATGGCTCTCATGCGCCCTTTTCGTCGCGGCATACAGTCTGACGGGCTTGTTTTTGACGGCATTTGCCCTCTCCGTCGTAGAGTATTTCTACCACAATTACTTACTGCACCGCGGTGCCCATCATACGAAGCATCCAGGCTGA